In Spirobacillus cienkowskii, a genomic segment contains:
- the gyrA gene encoding DNA gyrase subunit A: protein MSQEKLGVISANINDEMKNAYLDYAMSVIISRALPDVRDGMKPVHRRILYAMYEQNNLFNKPFKKSARIVGDVLGKYHPHGDSAVYGALVRLAQDFSMRYPLIDGQGNFGSIDGDSAAAMRYTEIRLAKISESLMDTIEEDTVDFGPNYDNSEMQPLVLPTVLPQLLINGQSGIAVGMATNIPPHNLTEVLDALLYLLEKDKVTVDQLMHFVKGPDFPTYGMICGLKGIQDAYRTGRGSIVVRGKAFVETIKGGREQIVVTELPFQVNKLTWIEKIAELVKEEEISGISDIRDESNKEGIRVVIEVKKGDNAEVILNHLYKRTRLQDTFGVNMVCIVRGVPRLLNLRESLGYFLDHRLEVVTRRTTYRLRKAEDRLHILEGLKIAVDNIDKVVAVIRGAESRDDAKEKLVSAYSLSEKQVSAILDMRLAQLTGLERDKILAEHNQTVLIINDLKDILQKPERVRAIVKEEFIQLKNTHGDKRRTEIVVDAGEVDIASLIPPADVFVTFSSTGYIKRVNLDEFKTQNRAGKGKTGAALKENDVVRFTFHAHTHDYVLMFSNLGKVYSFKVYELPEASATARGKSLNQILTMSSNEQITAMLPVKEFIENNQILMVTKQGTIKKTDLTSFANIRSGGLRAVTLEDGDTLVSVKITSGKDEIIIATANGKAIRFDEEDVRCMGRTAKGVKGITLDEEEKDYVVTAEVVKNQPLEASRAQESLLVVTENGYGKRSKLDEYRKTSRGAKGVKTIKISERNGKVISMMSVAAGTDIMLTTNTGRVLRISIDSLRVMGRVTQGVCLMRILDDEKIVSVSMPSEFDDTPVTHIESSDEIE, encoded by the coding sequence ATGTCACAAGAAAAACTAGGTGTTATTTCTGCTAATATTAATGATGAAATGAAAAATGCATACCTCGATTATGCCATGAGCGTAATTATAAGTCGTGCATTACCAGATGTTCGTGATGGTATGAAACCTGTTCATAGGCGTATTTTGTATGCAATGTATGAACAAAATAACTTATTTAACAAACCTTTTAAAAAATCTGCTCGTATTGTAGGTGATGTGCTGGGTAAATACCATCCACATGGTGATAGCGCAGTTTATGGTGCATTGGTTCGTTTAGCGCAAGATTTTTCGATGCGTTATCCATTAATTGATGGTCAGGGGAACTTTGGTTCTATTGATGGCGATTCTGCTGCTGCAATGCGTTATACAGAAATTCGTTTAGCAAAAATTTCTGAATCTCTAATGGATACTATCGAAGAAGATACTGTCGATTTTGGGCCAAACTATGATAACAGCGAAATGCAACCCTTAGTCCTACCAACTGTTCTTCCACAGCTTTTGATTAATGGTCAAAGTGGTATAGCGGTTGGAATGGCAACAAATATTCCTCCACATAATTTAACTGAAGTTTTGGATGCACTTCTGTATTTGCTCGAAAAAGATAAAGTTACAGTCGATCAATTAATGCATTTTGTTAAAGGCCCAGATTTTCCAACTTATGGGATGATATGTGGTTTAAAAGGTATTCAAGACGCTTATCGTACTGGCCGCGGAAGTATAGTTGTACGTGGCAAAGCTTTTGTTGAGACAATAAAAGGAGGCCGAGAGCAAATTGTTGTGACTGAACTTCCTTTTCAGGTTAATAAGTTAACTTGGATAGAAAAAATTGCGGAACTTGTAAAAGAAGAAGAAATTTCTGGAATATCTGACATTAGAGATGAGAGTAATAAAGAAGGTATTCGGGTTGTTATCGAAGTTAAAAAAGGTGACAACGCAGAAGTGATATTAAACCACTTGTATAAGCGGACAAGACTCCAAGATACATTTGGCGTAAACATGGTTTGCATAGTCAGAGGTGTTCCAAGATTACTTAACCTAAGAGAATCTTTGGGATATTTTCTTGATCACCGACTCGAAGTCGTGACTCGTCGCACAACGTATCGACTACGCAAAGCTGAAGACCGTTTGCATATTCTTGAAGGTTTAAAAATAGCAGTTGATAACATAGATAAAGTTGTTGCAGTGATTCGTGGTGCCGAAAGTCGTGATGATGCTAAAGAAAAACTTGTTTCAGCATATTCACTTTCAGAAAAACAAGTAAGCGCTATTTTAGATATGCGCTTAGCACAATTAACAGGATTAGAGCGTGACAAAATACTCGCAGAGCATAATCAAACTGTTTTAATAATAAATGATTTAAAAGATATCTTACAAAAGCCTGAAAGAGTTCGAGCAATAGTTAAAGAAGAATTTATTCAGTTAAAAAATACCCATGGCGACAAAAGAAGAACAGAAATCGTTGTCGATGCAGGAGAAGTTGATATTGCAAGTTTAATTCCTCCAGCAGATGTTTTTGTTACTTTTTCTAGTACTGGTTATATTAAAAGAGTAAATTTAGACGAATTTAAAACTCAAAATAGAGCTGGTAAAGGCAAAACTGGTGCCGCATTAAAAGAAAATGATGTAGTGAGATTTACTTTCCATGCCCATACGCATGATTATGTTTTGATGTTTTCGAATTTAGGTAAAGTTTATAGCTTTAAAGTATACGAATTACCAGAAGCTTCAGCTACTGCCAGAGGAAAGTCTCTGAATCAAATTTTAACAATGTCTAGCAACGAGCAGATTACAGCAATGTTGCCAGTAAAAGAGTTTATAGAAAACAATCAAATACTTATGGTGACTAAGCAAGGTACTATAAAGAAAACTGATTTGACTTCTTTTGCCAACATTCGTTCTGGTGGTTTAAGAGCTGTGACTCTTGAAGATGGAGACACATTAGTTTCTGTTAAAATAACTTCTGGAAAAGATGAAATCATCATTGCAACTGCTAATGGTAAAGCAATTCGTTTTGATGAAGAAGATGTGCGTTGCATGGGCAGAACGGCAAAAGGCGTTAAGGGAATTACTCTTGATGAAGAAGAAAAAGACTATGTTGTTACTGCTGAGGTTGTAAAAAATCAGCCATTAGAAGCCAGCCGTGCTCAAGAAAGCTTGTTGGTTGTGACTGAAAATGGTTATGGAAAAAGAAGCAAACTAGATGAATATAGAAAGACAAGTCGTGGAGCTAAGGGTGTTAAAACCATAAAAATAAGCGAAAGAAATGGCAAAGTGATTAGTATGATGTCTGTTGCTGCTGGCACAGATATTATGCTGACAACAAATACAGGACGAGTTCTTAGAATTTCAATTGATTCTTTACGTGTTATGGGAAGAGTCACTCAAGGGGTTTGTTTAATGCGAATTCTTGATGATGAAAAAATTGTATCTGTCTCGATGCCTAGTGAATTTGATGACACCCCTGTAACGCATATAGAATCTAGTGACGAAATTGAGTGA
- a CDS encoding ExbD/TolR family protein, with amino-acid sequence MSFHLDNENFSSESQKSSSLILEINMTPFVDVCLVLLIIFMVTAPFAISGVNVNLPKTSNTKPLSLSSDSLVLSINKKGEMYLGKTLVKENNLVYQIKNSFKNKEQTSIFIRADDGVPYGKVMSAMAAAQKAGVDRIGMVGDNKRDKK; translated from the coding sequence ATGTCTTTTCATCTTGACAATGAAAATTTTAGTTCAGAAAGTCAAAAAAGCTCAAGTTTAATTTTAGAAATTAATATGACTCCTTTTGTTGATGTGTGCCTTGTTTTACTTATTATTTTTATGGTTACAGCACCATTTGCAATATCTGGAGTCAATGTTAATTTACCTAAAACATCAAATACAAAACCATTATCTTTATCTTCAGACTCACTTGTACTTTCTATTAATAAAAAAGGTGAAATGTACTTAGGAAAAACTCTTGTAAAAGAAAATAATTTAGTTTACCAAATTAAAAATTCATTTAAAAACAAAGAGCAGACTTCTATATTTATTAGAGCTGATGACGGAGTCCCTTATGGAAAAGTTATGAGTGCTATGGCTGCAGCACAAAAAGCCGGTGTTGATAGAATTGGTATGGTTGGTGACAATAAACGTGATAAAAAATGA
- the fsa gene encoding fructose-6-phosphate aldolase produces the protein MKIFIDSADIDEIKTVAELGVCDGVTTNPTLIAKSGKDFKSVLLDIINIIPGPVSAEVISQNCKDMLREAEELIKIANSIVIKLPLTQEGLKACKFLTGKGIKTNVTLCFSVGQALLAAKAGATYISPFIGRLDDIGEEGIRLISEIKELYSSHKVDTKILAASIRNPRHVTDAIIAGADVATIPYKVLIQLYKHPLTEKGLAQFIEDWEKSGQKNIV, from the coding sequence ATGAAAATATTTATTGATTCGGCTGATATTGATGAAATTAAAACAGTAGCAGAGCTTGGAGTATGTGATGGAGTCACTACAAACCCAACTCTCATTGCAAAATCTGGAAAAGATTTTAAATCGGTATTGTTAGACATTATAAATATTATACCAGGACCTGTTTCTGCAGAAGTGATATCTCAAAACTGCAAAGATATGCTTCGTGAGGCAGAAGAACTCATAAAAATTGCAAATAGTATTGTGATTAAGTTACCGTTAACTCAAGAAGGCTTAAAAGCATGTAAGTTTTTAACTGGTAAAGGAATTAAAACCAACGTGACGTTGTGTTTTAGTGTTGGCCAAGCTCTTCTTGCTGCAAAAGCTGGGGCAACATATATCTCACCATTTATCGGTCGGCTTGATGATATTGGCGAAGAGGGTATTCGGCTTATATCTGAAATAAAAGAACTTTACTCATCGCATAAAGTTGATACCAAAATTCTTGCAGCAAGTATAAGAAATCCAAGGCATGTTACAGACGCTATTATTGCTGGCGCTGATGTCGCAACAATACCCTATAAAGTGTTGATTCAACTTTATAAGCATCCGTTAACCGAAAAAGGCTTGGCTCAATTTATTGAGGATTGGGAAAAGTCGGGACAAAAAAACATTGTTTAA
- a CDS encoding DNA polymerase III subunit beta yields MTQTLVGYNYSFIDGKQVVISSISHNLAIKCEIAASYSGQGIIKVSGKQLSDYVKQLPSNKVILKTEFPTRISLKCGRSSAKIQLIHDQSQSRIDIPDPGTMITIKGNHIENWVSSFKDFVSVDDNRFYANGALIWAEQATNNKPTLNAVASDALRLAKSTLSEGIKIESLDTSRILIPRKALEELKRVSSAAPEKEFCLKWHEKELFFSVEADEYTMLAKCIAGQYPPYESAIPQKINTEVQLDLKAIQDSVRRSLLFADKNKVMKLLFENSLLTMASCTPGQKEGEEVIELNISVQSPFEVNYNGSLIMGILGVLTGSRVQFAWENTTRPVKITGENEIGLDVFYLLVPARF; encoded by the coding sequence TTGACCCAGACATTGGTTGGGTACAATTATTCTTTCATAGATGGAAAACAAGTCGTCATATCTTCGATTAGTCATAATCTAGCCATTAAATGTGAAATTGCAGCATCTTATTCTGGACAAGGAATTATAAAAGTTTCAGGAAAACAGCTTTCTGATTATGTAAAGCAACTACCCTCAAACAAGGTTATTTTGAAAACAGAGTTTCCAACTCGTATTAGTTTAAAATGCGGAAGAAGCTCAGCTAAAATCCAGCTCATACACGATCAATCTCAAAGTCGCATTGACATTCCTGATCCTGGAACAATGATAACAATTAAAGGTAATCACATTGAAAACTGGGTTTCCAGCTTTAAAGATTTTGTTTCTGTTGATGACAATCGATTTTATGCAAATGGAGCCTTAATTTGGGCTGAACAAGCCACAAATAACAAACCAACTCTTAATGCTGTTGCAAGTGACGCGTTACGCTTAGCCAAGTCCACATTAAGCGAAGGAATAAAAATAGAGAGCCTTGATACAAGTCGTATTTTGATTCCAAGAAAAGCTTTAGAAGAGTTAAAAAGAGTCTCTTCTGCTGCACCAGAAAAAGAATTTTGTCTTAAATGGCATGAAAAAGAGCTTTTTTTCTCTGTTGAAGCAGATGAATACACAATGCTTGCGAAGTGTATTGCAGGCCAATATCCTCCATATGAATCAGCTATTCCTCAAAAAATTAACACAGAAGTTCAGTTGGATTTAAAAGCAATCCAAGATAGCGTAAGGCGTTCCTTATTGTTTGCAGATAAAAACAAAGTCATGAAACTTTTGTTTGAAAATTCTTTGCTTACTATGGCAAGTTGTACCCCTGGTCAAAAAGAGGGCGAAGAGGTTATAGAACTTAATATTTCTGTACAGTCTCCTTTTGAAGTCAATTATAATGGTTCTTTGATTATGGGTATTTTAGGAGTTTTGACTGGTTCTAGGGTACAGTTTGCTTGGGAAAATACGACACGACCTGTTAAAATAACAGGCGAAAACGAAATAGGGCTAGATGTGTTTTACCTGCTTGTACCAGCCAGGTTTTAA
- a CDS encoding TonB C-terminal domain-containing protein, which translates to MINKNELINKNHYKFPDVDENNMIKYNKTYYSSNNHIYFSRYSNYSIYDKPLNSNKFIKISEIPLNLKIKQPLIDIKHSNFKIPFLSPKEVKEIYKPQLNHFYISLSLHCCLIILFFIASYFMQLQNKKIEFIEVTFGINDNNSQTAQKSNSDEIGETEATKTIRDLPQLTKNITPDTSPSIEDQIKFKDDSEKALFKEQKKLVKSEEKKEKKEITLNNKPLGPIPEKDKQKVKLEDFLNRKEIDTRKSSSMKTDGVRNKDETKPDGKLNTPDVVNKSPFASPSDSPANPFADSPSGVLEGKVSSKSYNTYKAYIGRQLKLNWLTSEGTSFPASLKSKVEFTINQYGYLIGKPKIISSSGNKEFDTLVLNSLESTFPVDERPPKDINPPKKFEAFYTSKTVK; encoded by the coding sequence ATGATTAATAAAAATGAATTAATTAATAAAAATCATTATAAATTTCCTGATGTTGATGAAAACAATATGATTAAATACAATAAAACATATTATTCATCAAACAATCATATTTACTTTTCTAGATACTCTAATTATAGTATTTATGATAAACCTCTTAATAGCAATAAATTTATAAAAATCTCAGAAATTCCTTTAAATTTAAAAATAAAACAACCCTTAATAGACATAAAACATAGCAATTTTAAAATTCCGTTTTTATCTCCAAAGGAAGTAAAAGAAATTTATAAACCTCAATTAAATCATTTTTATATTTCTTTATCCCTTCATTGCTGCTTAATAATTTTATTTTTTATTGCCTCATACTTTATGCAACTGCAAAATAAAAAAATTGAATTTATAGAAGTAACATTTGGCATAAATGACAATAACTCTCAAACAGCTCAAAAAAGTAACTCAGATGAAATTGGTGAAACTGAGGCAACTAAAACTATTCGAGATTTACCACAGCTTACAAAAAATATTACTCCCGACACTTCTCCAAGCATAGAAGATCAAATTAAATTTAAAGACGATTCAGAAAAAGCATTATTTAAAGAACAAAAAAAACTTGTAAAATCTGAGGAAAAAAAAGAAAAAAAGGAAATTACACTTAACAACAAACCATTGGGGCCTATTCCAGAAAAAGATAAACAAAAAGTTAAATTAGAAGATTTTTTAAATAGAAAAGAAATAGACACAAGAAAAAGTAGTAGCATGAAAACTGATGGAGTTAGAAACAAAGACGAAACAAAGCCAGATGGAAAGTTAAATACACCAGATGTGGTTAATAAATCACCTTTTGCTTCTCCTTCTGATAGCCCAGCCAATCCTTTTGCAGACTCTCCTTCTGGAGTGTTAGAAGGAAAAGTAAGTAGCAAAAGTTATAATACTTATAAAGCATACATCGGAAGACAATTAAAATTAAATTGGCTAACTTCAGAAGGCACAAGCTTTCCTGCCTCTTTAAAGTCAAAAGTTGAATTTACAATTAATCAATATGGTTACCTAATTGGTAAACCTAAAATTATTTCTTCTAGTGGTAATAAAGAATTTGATACATTAGTATTAAATTCTTTAGAAAGCACTTTCCCTGTAGACGAACGCCCTCCAAAAGATATCAATCCTCCTAAAAAATTTGAGGCTTTTTATACTTCTAAAACTGTTAAATAA
- a CDS encoding MotA/TolQ/ExbB proton channel family protein, producing MDNPIVSSKIDWFSIILNGGPIGMAIMILLIGMSVWAWLVIISKMRTLNTMHYLSEKFLSSFWEAKSLSELNLRVKDMEYSPAREVFRSGFNEMIRLLQTREKRGATSPIVFDTVKRTLSRQKMIEEANLATNLSILAVCSSAGPFIGLFGTVIGIIRAFHDIGSSGASSLAAVAPGISEALVATALGLFVAIPAVVFYNILINRIKQHLVLLDGFSADFINILERHYTIKPENHENT from the coding sequence ATGGATAATCCTATTGTTTCATCAAAAATCGATTGGTTTTCTATCATATTAAATGGTGGACCAATTGGTATGGCAATCATGATTTTATTAATAGGTATGAGCGTATGGGCTTGGTTAGTTATAATTAGTAAAATGCGAACTTTAAATACAATGCACTATTTATCTGAAAAATTTTTAAGTAGTTTTTGGGAAGCAAAAAGCCTTTCTGAATTAAATTTAAGAGTAAAAGATATGGAATATAGCCCAGCTCGCGAGGTTTTTCGTTCTGGATTTAACGAGATGATTCGATTGCTACAAACTCGAGAAAAACGTGGCGCAACAAGCCCTATCGTTTTTGATACAGTGAAAAGAACGCTTTCAAGACAAAAAATGATTGAAGAAGCAAACCTCGCAACAAATTTAAGTATACTCGCCGTTTGCTCTTCTGCTGGCCCTTTTATTGGACTTTTTGGTACTGTTATTGGAATTATTAGAGCGTTTCACGATATCGGCTCTAGCGGAGCTTCGAGTTTAGCTGCTGTTGCTCCAGGAATCTCTGAAGCTTTAGTTGCAACAGCTTTAGGTTTGTTTGTTGCAATTCCTGCAGTTGTATTTTACAATATTTTAATAAATAGAATCAAACAACACCTTGTTTTATTAGATGGATTTTCTGCTGATTTTATTAATATTTTAGAAAGACACTACACTATAAAACCAGAAAATCATGAAAATACATAA
- a CDS encoding non-canonical purine NTP pyrophosphatase: MTFLIFTSNQGKLKEFKNILKPEVPVIGINELKKLSNDHDKLLNPIENSDIFLANGFVKVISAITFLHNNLEKTKELNINRIIADDSGLCVPNLHFLPGVHSASFGGEPRDDAKNRFKLRNQILSSVHSYHFKDEKRLKGFFICFLFEVNFNTITNNSSLLIKDSIDFVNPKTIHYEKEILAKINYEQNCFGDGFILNIPFSDFNSKLSDQNFVRVSVGYCRGEVSSQEQNLVEGAGHGYDSLFYPMQNNNLSFASISLEEKNKQSHRAFAMQKISKKS, from the coding sequence ATGACATTTTTAATATTTACATCCAATCAAGGAAAACTAAAAGAATTTAAAAATATTTTAAAGCCTGAGGTTCCAGTTATAGGAATTAATGAGTTAAAAAAACTTTCTAATGATCACGACAAGCTATTAAATCCTATTGAAAATTCAGATATTTTTTTAGCAAATGGTTTTGTAAAAGTTATTTCAGCAATCACATTTTTGCACAATAATTTAGAAAAAACTAAAGAACTTAATATTAATAGAATTATTGCAGATGATTCAGGTTTGTGTGTTCCAAATTTACATTTTTTACCTGGGGTTCACTCAGCTTCTTTTGGTGGAGAACCTCGTGATGATGCGAAAAATAGATTTAAATTAAGAAATCAGATATTAAGTTCTGTTCATTCTTATCATTTTAAAGATGAAAAAAGATTAAAAGGATTTTTTATTTGTTTTCTGTTTGAAGTTAATTTTAATACTATAACCAATAATTCTAGTTTATTAATTAAAGATTCTATCGATTTTGTTAATCCTAAGACTATTCATTATGAAAAAGAAATTCTAGCAAAAATTAACTACGAACAAAATTGTTTTGGAGATGGTTTTATTTTGAATATTCCATTTTCTGATTTTAATTCAAAACTTTCAGATCAGAATTTTGTAAGAGTTAGTGTAGGTTATTGTCGGGGTGAAGTTTCTTCTCAAGAACAGAATTTAGTTGAGGGCGCTGGACATGGGTATGATTCATTATTTTACCCAATGCAAAATAATAACTTATCTTTTGCAAGCATTTCTTTAGAAGAAAAAAATAAGCAGAGTCATCGAGCTTTTGCAATGCAAAAAATCAGTAAAAAAAGTTAA
- the gyrB gene encoding DNA topoisomerase (ATP-hydrolyzing) subunit B, which produces MFNKLNFFVCTSENFEKADDEYGSSNITVLEGLEAVRKRPGMYIGNTGSVGLHHLIYEVVDNSIDEYLAGHGSKIDIVLHLDGSVTISDNARGIPVGKHPSGKSALEVVMTVLHAGGKFDNEVYKTSGGLHGVGASVVNALSTFCRVEVKKNGGVFEQEYKCGIPQYDVRKIGDTSGHGTSTTFKPDPTIFQETTEFSFDYLSARLRELAFLNKGICINLVDEVNDKSQEFKYDGGLISFVEYLNRSKVVIHNKPIYMFFEKEETVIEIALQWNDSYSESVYSYANNINTAEGGTHLTGLRGALTRVINQLASNDKAVQNLKEGLSPDDIREGLTGVVHVKLRDPQFEGQTKNKLANSRIRTLVESSLNEKLSDYFHENPDVAKKIISKIVDAARARIAARKAKELTRRKSALDLGGLPGKIADCQDRDPANCELFIVEGDSAGGSAKQGRDRKTQAVLPLKGKILNVEKATTDKMLSNQEIRLLVQALGTGIGRHDDDVDISKLRYHKIVIMTDADVDGAHIRTLFLTFFYRQMKEIIKRGHLYIAQPPLYRYKKNKVEHYLKDESALEKFLVETSMQEASISDANGSTIELSVVKNMLSCVERRNRITNILARRRSLVVINYLSGQLSLTPDIFYNKSDFEKFVDIFKMHILKYGHVFTKVDFDNEHNRYYASFDIQLSGKPYHFKLDFDFVSSPEFEELKKLSNQLETVFSLPLKYSHDKKTKVLGSWIELREFLLAEGRSGAYIQRYKGLGEMNAEQLWETTMQPSTRQFLQVTIEDAMAADDIFSMLMGDDVPPRKEFIESNALNVRNLDA; this is translated from the coding sequence ATGTTTAATAAACTCAATTTTTTTGTGTGTACTTCTGAGAATTTTGAAAAAGCTGATGATGAATATGGTTCTTCAAATATTACAGTTTTAGAGGGATTAGAAGCTGTTAGAAAAAGACCTGGAATGTATATTGGAAATACAGGTTCTGTTGGTCTTCATCATTTAATTTATGAAGTTGTTGATAATTCCATTGATGAATATTTAGCTGGTCATGGTTCAAAAATTGATATTGTTTTACATTTAGATGGTAGTGTAACAATTTCTGACAACGCTAGAGGTATTCCTGTTGGTAAACACCCTTCGGGTAAAAGTGCTCTTGAAGTTGTTATGACTGTTCTTCATGCAGGCGGTAAGTTTGATAATGAAGTTTATAAAACATCAGGTGGATTACATGGTGTTGGCGCTTCTGTCGTGAATGCTTTATCTACTTTTTGCAGAGTTGAAGTTAAGAAAAATGGTGGTGTTTTTGAGCAAGAATACAAATGCGGAATACCACAATATGATGTAAGAAAGATTGGTGATACTTCTGGCCACGGTACATCAACAACGTTCAAACCAGATCCAACTATTTTTCAAGAAACAACCGAATTTAGTTTTGATTATTTGAGTGCTCGATTGCGAGAATTGGCCTTTTTAAACAAAGGCATTTGCATTAATCTTGTTGATGAAGTTAATGATAAATCTCAAGAGTTTAAATATGATGGCGGTTTAATTAGCTTTGTTGAATATTTAAATCGAAGTAAAGTTGTCATTCATAACAAACCTATTTATATGTTTTTTGAAAAAGAAGAAACGGTCATTGAAATTGCTTTGCAATGGAATGATAGTTATTCTGAAAGTGTTTATTCATACGCAAATAATATTAATACAGCTGAAGGAGGAACTCACTTAACAGGTTTAAGAGGAGCTTTAACCCGTGTTATTAATCAACTTGCATCAAATGATAAAGCTGTTCAAAATTTAAAAGAAGGTTTGTCTCCTGATGATATTCGCGAAGGTTTAACTGGCGTTGTCCATGTTAAGTTGCGTGATCCTCAATTTGAAGGTCAAACTAAAAATAAATTAGCAAATTCAAGAATTAGAACTCTTGTTGAAAGTTCGTTAAACGAAAAATTAAGTGATTATTTTCATGAAAATCCAGATGTCGCTAAGAAAATTATATCTAAAATAGTAGATGCTGCTCGGGCGAGAATCGCTGCGCGCAAAGCCAAAGAGCTAACTCGCAGAAAAAGTGCTCTTGATTTGGGAGGACTTCCAGGAAAAATTGCAGATTGCCAAGACAGAGATCCTGCAAATTGTGAATTATTTATTGTTGAGGGAGATTCTGCGGGAGGTTCTGCAAAACAGGGGCGAGACAGAAAAACGCAAGCAGTTTTGCCATTAAAAGGAAAGATACTCAACGTAGAAAAAGCAACTACTGATAAAATGCTCTCCAACCAAGAAATTCGATTGTTAGTTCAAGCTCTAGGAACAGGAATTGGGCGGCATGACGATGATGTCGATATTTCTAAACTTCGTTACCATAAAATAGTAATTATGACGGATGCGGATGTTGACGGTGCTCATATTAGAACCTTATTTTTAACGTTCTTTTATAGACAAATGAAGGAAATTATAAAAAGAGGGCATTTATATATTGCTCAACCTCCATTGTACCGTTACAAAAAGAATAAAGTAGAGCATTACTTAAAAGATGAGTCTGCACTAGAAAAATTTTTGGTAGAAACATCTATGCAAGAAGCATCAATTTCAGATGCAAATGGTAGCACTATTGAGTTATCTGTTGTAAAAAATATGCTTTCTTGCGTAGAAAGAAGAAATAGAATTACAAATATTTTGGCTCGTAGAAGAAGCTTAGTTGTTATTAATTATCTTTCAGGCCAATTATCTTTAACTCCAGATATTTTTTATAATAAATCTGATTTTGAAAAATTTGTAGATATTTTTAAAATGCATATTTTAAAATATGGTCATGTTTTCACTAAAGTTGATTTTGATAATGAACATAATAGGTACTATGCCTCTTTTGATATTCAATTATCAGGTAAGCCATATCACTTTAAGCTTGATTTTGATTTTGTCAGTTCACCAGAATTTGAAGAACTCAAAAAGCTTTCTAATCAGTTAGAGACTGTGTTTTCTTTACCATTAAAATATTCTCACGATAAAAAAACAAAAGTTTTAGGTTCTTGGATAGAATTGAGAGAGTTTTTATTAGCAGAGGGAAGAAGTGGTGCTTATATTCAGCGTTATAAAGGTTTAGGAGAAATGAACGCAGAACAATTGTGGGAAACTACAATGCAACCTTCTACGAGACAATTTCTTCAAGTGACTATTGAAGATGCAATGGCTGCAGATGATATTTTCTCAATGCTTATGGGCGATGATGTGCCTCCAAGAAAAGAGTTTATTGAATCTAATGCATTAAATGTAAGAAATCTCGATGCTTAA